Part of the Longimicrobiaceae bacterium genome is shown below.
CGGCGGTGTCGGTGTTGGTCATGGACTGCACCACCACCGGGTGGTCGCTCCCCACCCGGACGCCGCCCACGTCCACGGTAACGGTCCTTCTGCGCTGGATGGCTGACATCTGCCCGCTCATGAGTTGTGCCGGTACCGCTCTGGGAGGGTGAAATCTAGCGCCGGGCGGGGGTTACGGCAAAGCGGGGAAGCCCACCCGCGCGCACAGCCGCCCGAAGCGGGGGTCGGCGCGCAGGGGGTCCAGGAGCGGGTCCACCCGCAGGTAGATGACGGAGCCCGAGCGGGCGTCGCACGCCGCCTCCAGCCACCGGAGCGCCGCGTCCGTATCGCCCAGCCCCAGGTGCACCAGCGCGAAGTACTCGGGCGGGACGTAGCGCTCCTCCGCCATGGCGTGGAGGCGGGCGAGCAGCGTACCGGCCTTCTCCCTGCGCCCCGCCCTCCCCTGGGCGTGCCCGAGCAGGGCCAGCACGACGGGGCGGGGGCTGTCGGAGGGATTCAGCGTACGCTCCAGCTCCGCCACCGCCTCGTCCGCCGCCCCGGACTGGGCCAGCGTGAGGCCGAGCCCCAGCCGCGCGGGAACGAAGGCGGGGTCCACCTCCAGGACCGCGCGGTACTCCCGGAGCGCGGCGTCGTACTCCCGCCCGAAGTAGAGCTGCCGGGCGAGCGCGGTCCCCATCACCAGCGACATGGGGTCCAGCTCTCGCGCGCGCCGCACCGCGTCCAGCGCCTCGGCGTGCCGCCCCACCGCGCCCAGGTAGAGCGAGTACCAGTGGTACGCCACCGCGTAGCCGGGGTTGAGCTGCAGGGCGCGGCGGAAGGAGCGGGCGGCGCCCTCCCAGTCCCACTCGTAGTTCAGCAGGACGTTGGCGAGGGCGGTGTGCGCCTCGGCCAGGTCCGGGCGGAGGGCGAGGGCGCGCGTGGCGGCCTCCCGCGCCCGGGGGTAGACCTCGCCGGGGGGGAGCACGCCGTAGTCGAAGGCGCCCAGCATGTTGTAGGCATCGGCGAGGCCGATGTGGGCCAGCGCGAAGGCGGGATCCCGCTCCAGAGCCCGGCGGAAGTAGCCGATGGCCTCCTCCAGCCCCTCGGGCGTCCGCGTGTACCAGCAGGAGCGGCCGCGCAGGTACAGGGCGTGCGCCTCGGGG
Proteins encoded:
- a CDS encoding tetratricopeptide repeat protein; its protein translation is PEPEPDTATPPRQPAAGIAVLPFEDDTRGRRSEYFSDGLTEEITDALSRVRGLRVIARTSAFAFKGTRVPAPEIGRRLGVTHLLEGSVRKSGGSLRIAVRLVEAGTGSLLWSDRYDREIGDVFAVQDEIARAVVDSLRVELAGDGGGALVRSSTGDPEAHALYLRGRSCWYTRTPEGLEEAIGYFRRALERDPAFALAHIGLADAYNMLGAFDYGVLPPGEVYPRAREAATRALALRPDLAEAHTALANVLLNYEWDWEGAARSFRRALQLNPGYAVAYHWYSLYLGAVGRHAEALDAVRRARELDPMSLVMGTALARQLYFGREYDAALREYRAVLEVDPAFVPARLGLGLTLAQSGAADEAVAELERTLNPSDSPRPVVLALLGHAQGRAGRREKAGTLLARLHAMAEERYVPPEYFALVHLGLGDTDAALRWLEAACDARSGSVIYLRVDPLLDPLRADPRFGRLCARVGFPALP